The DNA segment TAGCGTCTCCAGCAAATCCTCCAGGGTCACCAGCCCCTCGAGGCTGCCGTACTCATCCAGAACGGCACTGATCTGTACCCGCCGCGACAACATTTTCTGGAAAGCCTGATAGATGGTGGCGGTTTCCGGCAGCATCAGCATATCGCGGCGGTATTCGGCCAGTTTCCTGTGCCGCTCCCCCTTGGCATAGGCGAGCAGCAGCTCCTGCTTGAGTACAAATCCCACCACACAGTCGGGGTCGCGATTCTCAAAAACCGGGATGCGGGAAAAACGGCCTCTCTCCACCTCCTCGTAGGCTTCACCCACCGTCTCATCCTGGGGCAGGGAAAATACCACGGTGCGCGGTGTCATCACCTCCCGCACCGAGTGATCGCGCAAGGTAAAAAACAGGTTGCGCAATATATTCGATTCGCGTGGCTCCAACTGCCCCTCCGCCTCGCCGATCTCCGCCATGACCGCAAACTCGTCGCGGCTGAAACCTGTCAACGTGGGGCCGTGGGTGAGACCGCGGGTCAGCCACTCCGACATTTTCACAAACGGATACAGCAACCACACCAGAGTACGCAGCACGAAAGCGGTAAAAGGCGCCAGTTGACGCCAGTAAATCGCGCCCAGGGTTTTGGGGATAATTTCGGAGAAAACCAGGATTAACAGGGTCAGGATCGCCGAGGCAATGCCCAGGTACTGACTGCCGAAAACCTCTGCAGCCTGGGCACCGGCGCCCGCAGCTCCGACAGTGTGCGCAATGGTATTCAGGGTGAGGATAGCGGCCAGAGGCGCATTGATATCCGCTTTGAGTTTGCGCAACAGTGCTCCAGCCCTGTGCCCCTTCTGCTCCAACAGGCGCACATAAGGTGTGGTGACACTGAGAATGACCGCCTCGGCGATGGAACACAGAAAGGAGAAACCGAGAGCAATCAGGATATAGGTGATTAAAAGACTCATAATTTACCGGCAACAGTGGCATCAGGGTTGAATTCTCGCGCACCTCCCAAGGCACAGTAAACCAGGGCAATCAC comes from the Microbulbifer sp. MI-G genome and includes:
- a CDS encoding CNNM domain-containing protein, which gives rise to MSLLITYILIALGFSFLCSIAEAVILSVTTPYVRLLEQKGHRAGALLRKLKADINAPLAAILTLNTIAHTVGAAGAGAQAAEVFGSQYLGIASAILTLLILVFSEIIPKTLGAIYWRQLAPFTAFVLRTLVWLLYPFVKMSEWLTRGLTHGPTLTGFSRDEFAVMAEIGEAEGQLEPRESNILRNLFFTLRDHSVREVMTPRTVVFSLPQDETVGEAYEEVERGRFSRIPVFENRDPDCVVGFVLKQELLLAYAKGERHRKLAEYRRDMLMLPETATIYQAFQKMLSRRVQISAVLDEYGSLEGLVTLEDLLETLLGEEIVDEADKTPDRQELAKRLWRWRSKRYGLKVDESAQQEKDTEDTGDGRNHSDK